The Collimonas fungivorans Ter331 genome has a segment encoding these proteins:
- a CDS encoding MFS transporter, producing the protein MAISRVFLTPLIVACALFMENMDSTVIATSLPMMARDMGESPIALKLAMTSYLVSLAVFIPVSGWMADRFGARTVFRSAIGVFMLGSILCGMSDTLAQFVAARFLQGVGGAMMVPVGRLVILRTTTKAELVRALSYLTIPALLGPVIGPPLGGFITTYFHWRWIFFINVPISILGIYLATRYIENLRSDDTVPLDWIGFLLSAIGCSTLMFGLASAGRHLVAGDVSLICVAVGTVSLLAYVWHAFRTPHPLINLRLLQIPTLRMNVFGGSLFRIGVGALPFLLPLLFQLGFGLTPFQSGLLTCASAAGAIFVKTMTTTVLKKFGFRSVLIYNTLLGALSMAAFGVLKADSPHVFIILMLLLGGCVRSMQFTSLNAIAYAEIDQRQMSQATSLTSVAQQLAIGLGVTVGGFALQVSNQVQGHATIVSADFWPAFLLIALVALASLPFALKLQPDAGAELSGRRAG; encoded by the coding sequence ATGGCCATCTCCCGCGTCTTCCTTACCCCGCTGATCGTGGCATGCGCCCTGTTCATGGAAAACATGGACTCCACCGTGATCGCCACCTCGTTGCCAATGATGGCGCGCGACATGGGAGAAAGCCCGATCGCACTGAAGCTGGCGATGACTTCCTACCTGGTCAGCCTGGCGGTGTTCATCCCGGTCAGCGGCTGGATGGCGGATCGCTTCGGCGCGCGCACCGTGTTCCGCAGCGCGATCGGCGTGTTCATGCTCGGCTCGATCCTGTGCGGCATGTCGGATACGCTGGCGCAATTTGTCGCGGCCCGCTTCCTGCAAGGCGTGGGCGGCGCCATGATGGTGCCGGTCGGACGGCTGGTGATCTTGCGCACCACCACCAAGGCGGAACTGGTGCGCGCGCTCAGCTACCTGACCATCCCGGCCTTGCTGGGGCCGGTGATCGGGCCGCCGCTGGGCGGTTTCATCACTACCTATTTCCACTGGCGCTGGATCTTCTTCATCAATGTTCCGATCAGCATCCTCGGCATCTACCTGGCGACGCGCTATATCGAAAACCTGCGCAGCGACGATACCGTGCCGCTCGACTGGATCGGCTTCCTGCTGTCGGCAATCGGCTGTTCGACGCTGATGTTCGGCCTGGCCAGCGCCGGCCGGCACCTGGTGGCCGGCGATGTCTCGCTGATCTGCGTGGCGGTCGGCACGGTCAGCTTGCTGGCGTATGTATGGCATGCCTTCCGCACGCCGCATCCGCTGATCAACCTGCGGCTGCTGCAGATCCCGACGCTGCGCATGAATGTCTTCGGCGGCTCGCTGTTCCGCATCGGCGTGGGCGCCCTGCCGTTCCTGCTGCCGCTGCTGTTCCAGCTGGGTTTCGGCCTGACGCCGTTCCAGTCCGGCCTGCTGACCTGCGCTTCGGCAGCCGGCGCGATTTTCGTCAAGACCATGACGACCACGGTGCTGAAAAAATTCGGCTTCCGCAGCGTGCTGATCTATAACACCTTGCTTGGCGCGTTGTCGATGGCGGCATTTGGCGTGCTGAAAGCGGATTCGCCGCATGTCTTCATCATCCTCATGCTGCTGCTGGGCGGCTGCGTGCGCTCCATGCAGTTCACCAGCCTGAACGCAATCGCCTACGCCGAGATCGACCAGCGCCAGATGAGCCAAGCCACCAGCCTGACCAGCGTCGCCCAGCAGCTGGCGATCGGCCTCGGCGTGACGGTCGGCGGTTTTGCGTTGCAGGTATCGAACCAGGTGCAGGGCCATGCGACTATCGTCAGCGCCGATTTCTGGCCGGCGTTCTTGCTGATCGCCCTGGTTGCTCTGGCTTCCCTGCCGTTTGCCTTGAAACTGCAGCCGGACGCCGGCGCCGAATTGTCGGGCCGCCGCGCCGGCTAA
- a CDS encoding efflux transporter outer membrane subunit, producing the protein MKQTHTSKTLLAAAAAALLLSACAVGPDYVRPATVAPAAFKEMKDWKTATPQDQELHGKWWEIYQDPQLNALVEQVNISNQNLAQAEAQFRQAKALVDSARSSYFPTVSANVSATRSGGRSSSSLSTGGSVNTTDALGLSASWEPDLWGRIGRTVEANQASAQASAADLQVARLSAQSTLAQNYLQLRVLDLQQGLLNDTVAAYQKSLQLTQNQYAVGVVARSDVIQAQTQLKGAQAQALDNGVSRSQLEHAIALLTGQAASTFSLAPAPLVAVLPTIPVGVPSTLLERRPDVSAAERLAAAANAQIGVAKAAYFPNLTLSASGGFQSNSFSNWLTVPNRIWSLGPALAATLFDGGARRAQSGQAIAAYDASVAVYKQAVLTSFQEVEDNLAALRILEQEAAVQAETVQFAHHALELIMNQYKAGTVNYTSVVTAQAIAFNADLSALNIQNRRFAASVLLIKALGGGWNQAELPDNAMLNDRGVTATGKPAAN; encoded by the coding sequence ATGAAACAAACACATACCTCTAAAACCCTGTTGGCGGCAGCCGCCGCTGCACTGCTGTTGAGCGCCTGCGCCGTCGGACCGGATTACGTACGGCCGGCCACGGTGGCGCCGGCGGCCTTCAAGGAAATGAAGGACTGGAAGACGGCTACGCCGCAAGACCAGGAACTGCACGGCAAGTGGTGGGAGATCTACCAGGATCCGCAATTGAATGCGCTGGTCGAGCAAGTCAATATCTCCAACCAGAACCTGGCGCAAGCCGAGGCCCAGTTCCGGCAGGCGAAAGCCCTAGTCGATTCCGCCCGGTCGTCCTACTTCCCGACAGTATCGGCCAATGTCTCGGCCACCCGCTCAGGCGGTCGCAGCAGTAGTAGCCTGAGTACCGGCGGCTCGGTAAACACCACCGATGCGCTCGGCCTGAGCGCCAGCTGGGAACCCGACCTGTGGGGCCGCATCGGCCGCACGGTGGAAGCCAACCAGGCTTCGGCCCAGGCCAGCGCCGCCGATCTGCAGGTGGCCAGGCTCAGCGCCCAATCGACGCTGGCGCAGAATTACCTGCAGCTGCGCGTGCTCGACCTGCAGCAGGGCTTGCTAAACGACACCGTAGCGGCCTATCAGAAATCGCTGCAGCTGACGCAGAACCAGTATGCCGTCGGCGTGGTCGCCCGTTCCGACGTGATCCAGGCCCAGACCCAGCTCAAGGGCGCGCAAGCGCAGGCGCTGGACAATGGCGTATCGCGTTCCCAGCTGGAACACGCGATCGCCCTGCTCACCGGACAGGCCGCATCCACATTCTCGCTGGCACCGGCGCCGCTGGTGGCCGTATTGCCGACGATCCCGGTCGGCGTGCCGTCCACGCTGCTGGAGCGCCGCCCTGACGTCAGCGCCGCGGAACGGCTGGCGGCGGCGGCCAATGCCCAGATCGGCGTGGCCAAGGCAGCTTATTTCCCGAACCTGACCTTGTCGGCTTCCGGCGGCTTCCAAAGCAACAGCTTCAGCAACTGGCTGACCGTCCCCAACCGCATCTGGTCGCTCGGACCGGCGCTGGCGGCGACCCTGTTCGACGGCGGCGCGCGGCGCGCGCAAAGCGGCCAGGCGATCGCCGCCTACGACGCCAGCGTCGCAGTGTACAAGCAGGCAGTGCTGACCAGCTTCCAAGAAGTCGAAGACAACCTGGCGGCCTTGCGCATCCTGGAACAGGAAGCCGCGGTCCAGGCCGAGACAGTCCAGTTCGCGCATCATGCGCTGGAACTGATCATGAACCAGTACAAGGCCGGCACCGTCAACTACACCAGCGTGGTGACGGCGCAGGCGATCGCGTTCAACGCCGACCTGTCGGCGCTGAATATCCAGAACCGGCGCTTTGCCGCCAGCGTGCTGCTGATCAAGGCGCTGGGCGGCGGCTGGAACCAGGCTGAACTGCCGGACAACGCCATGCTGAACGACCGCGGCGTCACGGCCACGGGCAAACCTGCGGCGAACTAG
- a CDS encoding translocation/assembly module TamB domain-containing protein, which translates to MAGSLDQDRLPLVSAGAELRLDTQAQQLSRLQLKLQKDASISGQGEYHSDGKNKHNGEFSFDVAGLDLQALHGKLKPTQLRGPVKVRLTPDNQQISMDLADATYKAKLETVIDAKQVAVKTAQLAAGPARLDISGSLARNAGMAYAVKGSLRDFNPFLWINSAAPVKRAAKGAAKAPVAPKAKAVTANINMDIDASGNLTPELKMKLKFAIRDSRYDQLPMTGNGLLNLAGSRLLPSDVALSVAGNELQAKGSFGAAGDRLNLKLDAPQLQGLGFGISGALHLDGQLSGSLQKPNVQATYRAEKLAYGEHRVDSLSGQADVQADLNAKLNSGSNRLAVSLDGRGLHSSDMALDKLSLNLSGTYAAHTLKLDSSGTLRGKPLHLTMAAQGQLSESKTGYGWQGQVSELQNQGTPRISLAAPLAISADAGRLVLGATRLSVADAQIDLKNFSYDNGKIRSAGAINALNVATILGLAHEFGAPEIPLKTDLVLDSSWDFSLAETAAGYLQIARRSGDLRVNPGRGDVSLGLSELKLRADLQAGQVKLDSQLAASRIGTLSAQLQLALQHSGSSWTVSDSSALSGQAKLQVPQLKSMGALIGPQVALDGSLALDLNLAGQLGKPMLSGKVAGDQLAVTLFDQGIKLKDGTARLNLADNVVDLQQLEFHGGDGTIRATGRLQLGHDNPDLTASVVADHLQLFASPDRQLMLSGQAKIANLKEQLHVDGKFTVDKALFDLPKSSAPVLGDDVVIVRKETKARATPLTEQEKLAKAAQKPAGGATPVMNVEVDFGSDFRFRGSGADLLLRGAMQVRSEPYQPLRATGTIRVASGSYEVFGRKLAIERGLINFQGPIDNPNINILAMKRNQEVEAGAEITGNPSNLRVKLVSEPNVSDEEKLSWLMFGHGSDSSALGQRQAAGQALALLGNYGGKKIAQGIGFDEFSIGSSDSGIENEQVVSLGKVITEKINLGYEQSLTSAASILKLTWQFSRRWSMVMRGGTINGLEVLYNLRFD; encoded by the coding sequence ATGGCCGGTTCCCTGGACCAGGATCGCTTGCCGCTGGTCAGCGCCGGCGCCGAACTGCGGCTGGATACCCAGGCCCAGCAATTGTCGCGGCTGCAGCTGAAGCTGCAGAAAGACGCCAGCATCAGCGGCCAGGGCGAATACCACAGCGACGGCAAAAACAAGCACAACGGCGAATTCAGTTTCGATGTCGCCGGCCTCGATCTGCAAGCACTGCACGGCAAGCTGAAACCGACGCAGCTGCGCGGGCCGGTCAAGGTCAGGTTGACGCCGGACAACCAGCAGATCAGCATGGACCTGGCCGACGCGACTTACAAAGCGAAACTGGAAACCGTCATCGACGCCAAGCAGGTCGCAGTGAAAACGGCGCAGCTGGCAGCTGGGCCGGCGCGCCTCGACATCAGCGGCAGCCTGGCGCGCAATGCCGGCATGGCGTATGCGGTGAAGGGCAGTTTGCGCGATTTCAATCCTTTCCTCTGGATCAACAGCGCCGCTCCGGTTAAAAGAGCGGCCAAAGGCGCTGCCAAAGCTCCCGTCGCCCCCAAGGCCAAAGCGGTGACCGCAAACATCAACATGGATATCGACGCCAGCGGCAACCTGACGCCGGAGCTGAAGATGAAACTCAAGTTCGCCATCCGCGACAGCCGCTACGATCAGCTGCCGATGACCGGCAACGGCTTGCTCAACCTGGCCGGCAGCCGTTTGCTGCCGAGCGATGTCGCTTTGTCTGTAGCGGGCAACGAGCTGCAGGCCAAGGGCAGTTTCGGCGCCGCCGGCGATCGCCTGAACCTGAAGCTCGATGCGCCGCAGCTGCAAGGTTTGGGTTTCGGCATTTCCGGCGCCCTGCATCTGGATGGGCAGCTTAGCGGCAGCCTGCAAAAACCGAATGTGCAAGCCACCTATCGCGCCGAAAAACTGGCTTACGGCGAACATCGGGTGGATAGCCTGTCAGGGCAGGCCGATGTGCAGGCCGACTTGAACGCCAAGCTGAATTCAGGCAGCAACAGGCTGGCAGTCAGCCTTGACGGCCGCGGCTTGCACAGTTCCGACATGGCGCTCGACAAGCTGAGCCTGAATCTGTCCGGCACCTATGCCGCCCACACCTTGAAATTGGATAGCAGCGGCACGCTGCGCGGCAAGCCGCTGCACCTGACCATGGCAGCGCAAGGCCAGCTGAGCGAGAGCAAAACCGGCTACGGCTGGCAGGGGCAGGTCAGCGAACTGCAAAACCAGGGCACGCCGCGCATCAGCCTGGCGGCGCCGCTGGCGATCAGCGCCGACGCCGGCCGCCTGGTGCTGGGCGCAACCCGCCTGAGCGTGGCGGACGCACAGATCGATTTGAAGAATTTCAGCTACGACAACGGCAAAATCCGTTCAGCCGGCGCCATCAATGCGCTCAACGTGGCGACGATACTTGGCCTGGCGCACGAATTCGGCGCGCCGGAAATTCCCTTGAAGACCGACCTGGTGCTCGACAGCAGCTGGGATTTTTCCTTGGCGGAGACGGCTGCCGGTTATCTGCAGATCGCGCGCCGCAGCGGCGACCTGCGCGTCAATCCCGGCCGCGGCGACGTCAGCCTGGGTTTGTCCGAACTGAAATTGCGGGCCGACCTGCAGGCCGGCCAGGTCAAGCTGGACAGCCAGCTGGCGGCATCCCGGATCGGCACCCTGAGCGCGCAGCTGCAGCTGGCCTTGCAGCACAGCGGCAGCAGCTGGACCGTCAGCGACAGTTCGGCTTTGTCCGGGCAGGCCAAACTGCAAGTGCCGCAATTGAAATCGATGGGCGCCTTGATCGGGCCGCAGGTGGCGCTGGACGGCAGCCTGGCGCTGGACCTGAACCTGGCCGGCCAGCTGGGCAAGCCGATGCTGTCGGGTAAAGTCGCCGGCGACCAGCTGGCCGTCACTTTATTCGACCAGGGCATCAAGCTGAAAGACGGCACCGCGCGCCTGAACCTGGCCGACAATGTGGTCGACCTGCAGCAGCTGGAGTTCCATGGCGGCGACGGCACCATACGCGCCACCGGCCGGCTGCAGCTGGGCCATGACAATCCCGACCTGACCGCCAGCGTCGTCGCCGACCACCTGCAGCTGTTCGCCAGCCCGGACCGCCAGCTGATGCTGTCGGGCCAGGCCAAGATCGCCAACCTCAAGGAGCAGCTGCATGTCGACGGCAAGTTCACGGTCGACAAAGCCTTGTTCGATTTGCCGAAGAGCAGTGCGCCGGTGCTGGGCGACGATGTGGTCATCGTGCGCAAGGAAACGAAAGCGCGGGCGACGCCGTTGACGGAACAGGAAAAGCTGGCCAAGGCGGCGCAGAAACCGGCCGGCGGCGCCACCCCGGTGATGAACGTAGAAGTCGATTTCGGCAGCGATTTCCGCTTCCGCGGCAGCGGCGCCGATCTTCTGCTGCGCGGCGCCATGCAGGTGCGCAGCGAGCCTTACCAGCCGTTGCGCGCCACCGGCACGATCCGGGTCGCCAGCGGCAGCTATGAAGTGTTTGGCCGCAAGCTGGCGATTGAACGCGGGCTGATCAACTTCCAGGGACCGATCGACAATCCGAATATCAACATCCTCGCCATGAAACGCAACCAGGAAGTCGAAGCGGGCGCCGAGATCACCGGCAATCCGAGCAACCTGCGGGTCAAGCTGGTGTCGGAACCGAACGTGTCGGATGAGGAAAAACTTTCCTGGCTGATGTTCGGCCACGGCAGCGACAGTTCCGCGCTGGGCCAGCGCCAGGCTGCCGGCCAGGCGCTGGCGCTGCTGGGAAATTACGGCGGCAAGAAGATCGCGCAGGGCATCGGTTTCGATGAATTCTCGATCGGCTCCAGCGATTCCGGCATCGAAAACGAGCAGGTGGTGAGCCTGGGCAAGGTCATCACCGAGAAAATCAACCTGGGTTACGAACAGAGCCTGACCAGCGCCGCCAGCATCCTCAAGCTGACCTGGCAATTTTCGCGGCGCTGGTCGATGGTGATGCGCGGCGGCACCATCAACGGCCTTGAGGTCTTATACAACCTGCGCTTCGATTAG
- the pabB gene encoding aminodeoxychorismate synthase component I, protein MINTFPSPTECFALLDDRSAASAQSQSSRLYTGHVRSLSCFDADRLPQLIEQMQQALREGLHAVTWFTYELGMGLQHVGLPERLPEPLPAASRPLAQILLFARCAHLSDAEVDAWLAQRQAAESGPTEADAGIANLRPNVSAGQFAAAIAKIHAYIEAGDTYQVNYTYRLRFDVYGSPVALYRQLRQRQPVPYGSLILLEDGAAVLSLSPELFVRHAAGVLTARPMKGTAAASGDAEQDALAAKALAADPKNLAENLMIVDLLRNDLGRIAVPGSVRVPQLFEVTRFSSVLQMTSTVQAQVRDDVSLSAVIQALYPCGSITGAPKHRTMQIINELEPEPRGLYTGAIGWFEAEQPGRRFGDFCLSVPIRTLWLQPATADGLHGASVRHGEMGVGAGIVHDSVAAEEYAECALKAKFLTGMGGDFSLFETIYATGADGCRHLDLHLQRLQASAAYFGFPYDENVLRAALRAHCADLPAGEPQRLRLTLSADGGCNLQSAELGTLELPVRLLIAPAPTQSSDLFLRHKTTIRQRYDQAWQQAQQLGAFDMLFFNSEGELAEGGRSSVFVKLDGRWYTPPLRAGVLPGVMRSVVLNDAAWNASERSLSMEDLLAAEQIMVCNALRGAMPATLLQLA, encoded by the coding sequence ATGATCAACACGTTTCCCTCGCCAACCGAGTGTTTTGCCTTGCTGGATGACCGCAGCGCTGCTTCCGCGCAGTCGCAGTCTTCGCGTTTGTACACCGGCCACGTACGCAGCCTGTCTTGTTTTGACGCGGACCGGCTGCCGCAGCTGATCGAGCAGATGCAGCAAGCCTTGCGCGAGGGTTTGCACGCGGTGACCTGGTTTACCTACGAACTGGGGATGGGACTGCAGCATGTGGGGTTGCCAGAGCGGTTGCCAGAGCCGTTGCCAGCGGCATCCCGGCCTTTGGCGCAGATCCTGCTGTTTGCGCGTTGCGCGCATTTGAGCGATGCCGAGGTGGACGCCTGGCTGGCGCAGCGCCAGGCGGCGGAAAGCGGCCCGACGGAAGCCGACGCCGGCATCGCCAACCTCCGTCCGAATGTCAGCGCTGGACAGTTCGCTGCCGCCATCGCCAAGATCCACGCCTACATCGAGGCCGGCGACACCTACCAGGTCAACTACACCTACCGCTTGCGTTTCGATGTCTACGGCAGCCCCGTCGCCCTGTATCGCCAGCTCCGGCAACGGCAGCCGGTGCCTTACGGCAGCCTGATCCTGCTGGAGGACGGCGCGGCGGTCTTGTCGCTGTCGCCGGAACTGTTCGTGCGTCATGCGGCGGGCGTGCTGACGGCGCGGCCGATGAAAGGAACCGCTGCCGCCAGCGGCGACGCGGAACAGGATGCACTGGCCGCCAAGGCGCTTGCTGCGGATCCCAAGAACCTGGCGGAAAACCTGATGATCGTCGATTTGCTGCGCAACGACCTGGGACGCATCGCCGTCCCGGGTTCGGTGCGCGTGCCGCAATTGTTCGAGGTGACGCGTTTCAGCTCCGTGCTGCAGATGACTTCCACCGTGCAGGCGCAGGTGCGCGACGACGTCAGCCTCAGCGCCGTGATCCAGGCGCTGTATCCCTGCGGCTCGATCACCGGCGCACCCAAGCATCGCACCATGCAGATCATCAACGAGCTGGAGCCCGAGCCGCGCGGCCTGTATACCGGCGCGATTGGCTGGTTCGAGGCGGAGCAGCCAGGCCGCCGCTTCGGCGATTTCTGTTTGTCCGTGCCAATCCGAACGTTGTGGCTGCAGCCGGCCACGGCCGACGGCTTGCACGGCGCCAGCGTACGCCATGGCGAAATGGGCGTCGGCGCCGGCATTGTGCACGATAGCGTAGCGGCGGAAGAATATGCCGAATGCGCATTGAAAGCAAAATTCCTGACCGGCATGGGCGGCGATTTTTCCTTGTTTGAAACCATCTATGCGACCGGCGCGGACGGCTGCCGCCACCTGGACCTGCATCTACAGCGTTTGCAGGCATCGGCTGCCTACTTCGGTTTTCCCTACGACGAAAACGTCCTGCGCGCAGCGTTGCGGGCGCATTGTGCGGACCTGCCTGCCGGCGAACCTCAGCGTTTGCGCCTGACCTTGTCGGCGGATGGCGGCTGCAACCTGCAAAGCGCTGAATTGGGGACGCTTGAGCTACCGGTGCGCTTATTGATCGCGCCGGCGCCGACGCAGTCCAGCGACCTGTTCCTGCGCCATAAAACCACGATACGGCAACGTTACGACCAAGCCTGGCAGCAGGCGCAGCAGCTGGGCGCCTTCGACATGCTGTTCTTCAACAGCGAAGGCGAATTGGCCGAAGGCGGGCGCAGCAGTGTCTTTGTCAAGCTGGACGGGCGCTGGTATACGCCGCCGCTGCGGGCGGGAGTGCTGCCGGGAGTGATGCGCAGCGTGGTACTGAACGATGCGGCGTGGAATGCCAGCGAGCGCAGCCTGAGCATGGAAGATTTGCTGGCGGCCGAGCAGATCATGGTGTGCAATGCCTTGCGCGGAGCGATGCCGGCAACGCTGTTGCAGCTAGCTTAA
- a CDS encoding EamA family transporter, which translates to MNFGSSWQVFALGSAFFAGLTAIFGKFGVAGMNSNFATFIRTVIIVFVIAGIVTLRGEWQKPTLVSSSNWLFLVLSAIATGLSWLCYYHALQIGPVSKVAPIDKLSVAFAIVLGLLFAGEQLTWPVAIGGSLIVAGSVVIIAF; encoded by the coding sequence ATGAATTTCGGCTCCAGCTGGCAGGTATTTGCCCTCGGTTCTGCATTTTTCGCCGGCCTGACGGCGATCTTCGGCAAGTTCGGCGTCGCCGGCATGAATTCCAACTTCGCCACCTTCATCCGCACCGTCATCATCGTATTCGTGATCGCCGGCATCGTCACCTTGCGCGGCGAATGGCAGAAACCGACGCTGGTCAGCTCGTCCAACTGGCTGTTCCTGGTGCTGTCGGCAATCGCTACCGGCCTGTCCTGGCTGTGCTACTACCATGCGCTGCAAATCGGCCCGGTGTCGAAGGTGGCGCCGATCGACAAGCTGAGCGTGGCCTTCGCCATCGTGCTGGGCTTGCTGTTTGCCGGTGAACAGCTGACCTGGCCGGTGGCCATCGGCGGCTCCCTGATCGTCGCCGGCTCGGTCGTGATTATCGCGTTTTAA